The following DNA comes from Candidatus Zixiibacteriota bacterium.
GGGGCGACAATGGGATTCTCTGCCTGACAGTGGCCGCGCTCCTCGTCTCCTGCGGACGCCATGAACCCGCCGTGCCGCCGGCGGCGCAGTCATTCCCGTCGTCCGAGGCCACCAATGCCACGACGGTCTTTCTGACCGGTCCGGTGGTGACGACACGAATCACCAGCGGGAAAATCGTCAGCTATGCGGAGCAGGATTCGGCGTGGGGATACAGTCTGTCGGTCGACTTCTACGACGAGCAGGGGAAGCACACCTCCATCCTGGTAGCCGATTCCGCCCTCGTCCGGGAGAAGGCGCGTTTCCTCGAGGTCTTTGGCGACGTGAAGATCACGACCGATGATGGGCGCACGC
Coding sequences within:
- the lptC gene encoding LPS export ABC transporter periplasmic protein LptC, which translates into the protein MTRRGDNGILCLTVAALLVSCGRHEPAVPPAAQSFPSSEATNATTVFLTGPVVTTRITSGKIVSYAEQDSAWGYSLSVDFYDEQGKHTSILVADSALVREKARFLEVFGDVKITTDDGRTLETDRLAWNDNKRTISTDGYVVITKGSDVMRGYGFESDPELTHIRLRRQVTGRLTNMEKLRDTT